Proteins encoded by one window of Nicotiana tabacum cultivar K326 chromosome 10, ASM71507v2, whole genome shotgun sequence:
- the LOC107806425 gene encoding peroxidase 3 — MASFSYLSILVLCILGIVSSGHAQLQLNFYAKSCPKAEKIIKDFVQKQVPKAPNTAAAILRMHFHDCFVRGCDGSVLLNFTSSTGNQTEKQANPNLTLRGFSFIDAVKRLVEAECPGIVSCADIIALVARDAVVVTGGPSWNVPTGRRDGRISNVSEANADIPAPTSNFTRLQQSFGKKGLDLNDLVLLSSAHTIGVSHCSSFSERLYNFTGILGTQDPSLDSEYADNLKSRKCKSINDNTTIVEMDPGSFKTFDLSYYKLLLKRRGLFQSDAALTKRTTTKSFIEQLVEGSLKEFYAEFAKAMEKMGRVEVKTGSAGEIRKQCAFVNS; from the exons ATGGCTTCATTTAGCTATTTGAGTATTCTGGTTTTATGTATTCTTGGAATAGTAAGCTCTGGACATGCTCAATTGCAGCTTAATTTCTATGCCAAGAGCTGTCCAAAAGCTGAGAAAATCATTAAAGACTTTGTCCAAAAACAagttccaaaagctccaaatacTGCAGCTGCCATACTTAGAATGCATTTCCATGATTGCTTTGTTAGG GGTTGTGATGGATCTGTACTTCTTAATTTCACTTCAAGTACAGGAAACCAAACTGAAAAACAAGCTAATCCTAATCTAACATTGAGAGGCTTCTCCTTCATTGATGCTGTTAAAAGATTAGTTGAAGCTGAATGCCCTGGAATTGTCTCTTGTGCTGATATTATTGCCTTGGTTGCTAGAGATGCAGTTGTAGTCACA GGAGGTCCTTCTTGGAATGTGCCAACTGGTAGAAGAGATGGAAGAATATCAAATGTTTCAGAAGCCAATGCTGATATCCCAGCTCCAACTAGTAACTTCACTAGGCTACAACAATCTTTTGGGAAAAAGGGTCTTGATTTGAACGACTTGGTCTTACTATCTA GTGCACACACCATTGGAGTTTCTCACTGCTCCTCATTTTCGGAGCGTCTATACAATTTCACAGGGATTCTTGGTACACAAGATCCATCTCTAGACAGCGAATACGCGGATAATCTCAAGTCCAGAAAATGCAAATCAATCAACGATAATACCACTATCGTTGAGATGGATCCAGGTAGTTTCAAGACATTTGATCTTAGCTACTATAAGCTTCTGCTCAAAAGGAGAGGTTTATTCCAATCTGATGCAGCTTTAACAAAACGTACCACAACGAAGTCATTTATCGAACAGCTTGTCGAGGGATCACTCAAAGAATTCTACGCTGAATTTGCTAAGGCAATGGAGAAAATGGGGAGAGTTGAAGTTAAAACAGGCAGTGCTGGTGAAATCAGGAAGCAATGTGCATTTGTGAATAGTTAA
- the LOC107806426 gene encoding polyubiquitin has translation MNITIVMGESEFSMEVSPQESILETKQKIENLLGVPVASQNLSVFGFELLDGLYIQDYPISTQGTKIRLTIFQNSNTIAETSVQQIENFQIIVKISARKINIDIDRTETVRSLKEKIHIVDGTPIRRMALYFSGNELNDDYRSLIEYGVQEFSEIIVFLKTVSRMVTDPPSRGLNLVVQTSSSLLNAAKIPVEMSDLGTVNDLRQLLLDRTILPMDDYIFIHKQRIMRDSCSLRWHGVENGDFVYVFKGSVSREAC, from the coding sequence ATGAATATCACCATTGTTATGGGTGAAAGTGAATTTTCTATGGAAGTTAGCCCACAAGAGTCAATTCTTGAAaccaaacaaaaaatagaaaacctCTTAGGTGTGCCAGTGGCTTCCCAAAATCTCTCAGTTTTTGGATTTGAATTATTGGATGGACTATACATCCAAGATTATCCTATAAGTACTCAAGGTACAAAAATCCGTCTAACCATATTCCAAAATAGTAATACTATTGCAGAAACATCCGTACAACAGATTGAAAATTTCCAAATTATTGTGAAAATTTCAGCTAGAAAAATCAACATAGACATTGACAGGACTGAAACTGTTCGAAGCCTAAAAGAAAAAATTCACATAGTTGATGGGACCCCAATAAGGAGAATGGCTCTTTACTTTTCTGGAAATGAATTAAACGATGATTATCGGAGTTTAATTGAATATGGGGTTCAAGAATTTTCAGAAATAATTGTGTTTTTAAAGACTGTGTCACGAATGGTTACTGATCCACCTTCAAGAGGACTGAACCTAGTGGTGCAAACTTCATCTAGTTTGCTAAATGCAGCAAAAATTCCAGTGGAAATGAGTGATTTGGGTACTGTTAATGATTTGAGACAACTATTATTAGATCGAACAATTCTGCCTATGGATGATTATATTTTCATTCACAAACAAAGGATTATGAGGGATAGTTGTAGTCTTCGTTGGCATGGTGTTGAAAATGGGGATTTCGTCTATGTTTTTAAAGGGTCTGTTAGTAGGGAAGCATGTTGA
- the LOC107806427 gene encoding MYB-like transcription factor ETC3 produces MADEQSSTSDNTFVVSAETTTEETSKLEFSEEEEMLIAKMFNLVGKRWSLIAGRIPGRTPEEIEKYCNTRYVIHKPASSINEETRKLENNLQ; encoded by the exons ATGGCAGATGAACAATCCAGCACATCAGATAATACCTTCGTCGTCTCAGCTG AGACAACCACCGAAGAAACCTCTAAACTTGAATTTTCAGAAGAGGAGGAAATGCTCATTGCTAAAATGTTTAACTTGGTTGGGAAAAG GTGGTCATTAATAGCTGGAAGAATCCCAGGAAGAACTCCTGAAGAAATTGAGAAGTACTGCAACACGAGATACGTAATCCACAAGCCAGCATCCTCCATTAATGAAGAAACACGAAAGCTTGAAAACAACTTACAAtga